In Pedobacter sp. SL55, the following proteins share a genomic window:
- a CDS encoding RNA polymerase sigma-70 factor, translating to MPLQLSSTSVFNEKELLQKVASNDQRAFETIYHTYAKKIYFFANKILQHEEAAEEVVQEVMLKLWNTRNELTKINSLEAFIKVLSRNIALNALRRLEIENRANQRLKTYWTDESNHTEEQVALNETRAILNKGIAELPLQQREVYLLCHQQGLKYDEVAQKLNLSPATVATHMKLALRFLRTYLQKNTDLAIICIILKIF from the coding sequence ATGCCATTGCAACTATCATCAACCTCTGTTTTTAATGAGAAAGAGCTACTTCAAAAAGTAGCCAGTAATGATCAGCGTGCTTTTGAAACCATTTACCATACCTATGCTAAAAAAATCTATTTTTTCGCAAACAAAATACTTCAGCACGAAGAAGCAGCAGAAGAAGTGGTGCAAGAAGTGATGCTGAAATTATGGAACACCAGAAATGAGCTAACAAAAATAAATAGCTTAGAGGCTTTTATAAAAGTGCTTTCGCGAAACATCGCATTAAATGCACTACGCAGACTAGAAATAGAGAACAGGGCAAACCAGCGATTAAAAACCTATTGGACAGACGAAAGCAACCATACTGAAGAGCAGGTGGCTTTAAATGAAACCCGAGCTATATTAAACAAGGGCATAGCAGAGCTTCCCTTACAACAACGAGAGGTTTACCTATTATGCCACCAACAAGGGTTAAAATATGATGAAGTTGCTCAAAAACTAAATTTATCTCCGGCCACGGTAGCCACACACATGAAACTGGCCTTGCGTTTTTTACGTACCTATCTGCAAAAAAACACCGATTTGGCCATTATTTGTATCATTTTAAAAATTTTTTAA
- a CDS encoding LacI family DNA-binding transcriptional regulator translates to MDRINIKKLAEALNLSKSTVSRAFRDNSDIKPDTKEKILAKARELNYQPNHYASNLREQKSRTIAIIVPELANNYFSQAIHGIERIARKHDYHILIYVTDDDYQKEVDFIRLLHNGRADGIIMSASGEANDHDYLSNLGSKRLPLVFLIGFMKI, encoded by the coding sequence ATGGATCGTATTAATATCAAGAAACTGGCCGAAGCGCTCAACCTCTCAAAATCTACAGTTTCGAGAGCATTTAGGGATAATAGCGACATAAAACCTGATACCAAGGAAAAAATTCTGGCCAAAGCCCGCGAACTTAATTACCAGCCTAACCATTATGCCAGTAATTTAAGGGAACAGAAAAGCCGTACAATTGCGATCATCGTTCCGGAATTGGCAAATAATTATTTTTCGCAGGCTATTCATGGCATAGAGCGTATTGCTCGGAAACACGATTATCATATTTTGATTTATGTAACCGATGACGATTATCAAAAAGAGGTTGACTTCATTAGATTGTTGCACAATGGTAGGGCAGATGGAATTATTATGTCTGCTTCTGGTGAGGCAAATGACCACGACTATCTAAGTAACCTTGGGTCAAAAAGACTGCCATTAGTTTTTTTGATCGGATTTATGAAGATATAG
- a CDS encoding RagB/SusD family nutrient uptake outer membrane protein, whose protein sequence is MKIKYNNIWKSFLVLSVVAGFGTGCKNFLDAPPANSIEIGVALKDEQGLVQAMNGAYQIVGGTNMFGGKIQVMNELLADQLDGVQLSGDFGEIFNRNTSVFGAYKNDMYTDIYQAIYRANIVIANLDKAASLKDNLEGQARFVRAIGHFEAVKLWAQPFGFTANNDHLGVPLRVTTNIASQPRATVKQVYDQIIADLKISEVKLPDENNGYATKWAAKALLAKVYFQMNDFPNAYRYANEVIVSNKFFLDTYASRFSETGSKESVFKIISTRGTYEAGGELRGQFRSDFNLPTLRFNTAFWSTVNTTNDVRKAWFETVKYPGFIAIKKYNSDRFEIPVLYLTDMKLIRAEAAAETNSNLTVAVQDINEILARAYGGTKSIPVGSSASLIKTNARFERSIEMAGEGNRLSEIKRIGAKGENIDRRGAVWNCNGLVLAISARRNGR, encoded by the coding sequence ATGAAAATTAAGTATAACAATATATGGAAATCATTCCTTGTGCTTTCTGTAGTTGCAGGTTTTGGTACTGGTTGTAAAAATTTTTTAGATGCACCTCCTGCTAATTCCATTGAAATTGGGGTTGCCCTTAAAGACGAGCAAGGCTTAGTTCAAGCAATGAATGGAGCCTATCAAATTGTTGGAGGAACCAATATGTTTGGAGGCAAAATACAAGTGATGAACGAATTACTTGCCGACCAGTTAGATGGGGTACAATTAAGTGGAGATTTCGGTGAAATTTTTAATAGAAATACATCGGTGTTCGGCGCTTATAAAAATGATATGTATACCGATATCTATCAGGCCATTTATAGAGCTAATATTGTAATAGCAAACTTAGATAAGGCAGCTAGTTTAAAAGACAATCTAGAAGGACAGGCCAGGTTTGTACGTGCTATTGGACATTTCGAAGCCGTGAAATTGTGGGCGCAACCCTTTGGATTTACCGCTAATAACGATCATTTAGGCGTGCCTTTGAGAGTAACCACAAATATTGCTTCGCAGCCTAGAGCTACAGTAAAGCAAGTTTACGATCAAATCATTGCAGATTTAAAAATCTCGGAAGTAAAACTACCTGATGAAAACAATGGTTATGCCACTAAGTGGGCTGCCAAAGCTTTGCTGGCAAAGGTTTATTTCCAAATGAATGATTTTCCAAATGCTTATAGATACGCTAATGAAGTCATCGTTTCTAATAAGTTTTTCTTAGATACTTATGCATCTAGGTTCTCAGAAACAGGATCAAAGGAAAGTGTTTTCAAGATTATAAGTACAAGAGGCACCTATGAAGCTGGAGGCGAACTAAGAGGTCAATTTAGGTCAGATTTTAATTTGCCAACATTGCGTTTCAATACGGCATTTTGGAGCACCGTAAATACTACTAACGATGTTAGAAAAGCTTGGTTCGAAACGGTAAAATATCCAGGATTTATCGCTATTAAAAAGTATAACAGCGATAGGTTTGAAATTCCGGTACTTTATTTAACCGATATGAAGTTAATTAGGGCAGAAGCTGCTGCAGAAACCAATAGCAATTTAACCGTGGCAGTGCAAGATATCAATGAAATTCTGGCTAGAGCTTATGGCGGTACCAAGTCTATACCGGTGGGTTCTTCAGCAAGCTTAATTAAAACCAATGCCAGGTTCGAGCGTAGCATTGAAATGGCTGGCGAAGGTAATCGCTTATCAGAAATTAAGCGTATTGGCGCAAAAGGAGAGAATATCGATAGACGTGGTGCGGTGTGGAATTGCAACGGCTTAGTACTTGCAATTTCCGCAAGGCGAAATGGCCGCTAG
- a CDS encoding FecR family protein, with protein sequence MEKERILHLYKAYQLQTATKEEELEFAKLLHDEQYEEIFNEILDENWTEITAQQLQNAEFAGHATVLDNLKSQLTATANRRKLWPSITAAAILLAVLGIGFFWISNKKAEEIHFANDIAPGKNGATLTLANGRKILINDAIAGNIANETGVKISKNKDGQIVYEVVGNQTGALVYNTLTTTRGEQTQIRLPDGTTVFLNAESSLRFPTSFANTAKRKVSLTGEGYFEVSKDKNHPFVVESNQQEVEVWHLI encoded by the coding sequence ATGGAAAAAGAAAGAATATTACATTTATACAAGGCGTATCAGTTACAAACGGCCACCAAAGAAGAAGAATTAGAGTTTGCCAAATTGTTGCACGACGAGCAATATGAGGAAATCTTTAACGAAATCTTAGATGAAAATTGGACAGAAATTACAGCACAGCAACTTCAAAACGCTGAGTTTGCCGGCCATGCCACTGTACTCGACAATTTAAAAAGCCAATTAACTGCCACGGCAAACCGTAGGAAACTATGGCCAAGCATAACTGCTGCCGCAATATTGTTGGCAGTTTTAGGCATAGGTTTCTTCTGGATATCAAACAAAAAAGCAGAAGAAATACACTTTGCAAATGATATTGCTCCCGGTAAAAATGGCGCTACCTTAACTTTAGCCAACGGACGCAAAATTTTAATTAACGATGCCATTGCCGGAAATATAGCCAACGAAACTGGCGTAAAAATCTCTAAAAATAAGGATGGACAGATTGTTTACGAAGTTGTTGGAAACCAAACTGGGGCTTTAGTATATAATACGCTAACTACCACCCGCGGCGAACAAACTCAAATACGGTTACCAGATGGAACAACTGTTTTTCTTAATGCAGAATCTTCGTTAAGATTTCCAACTAGTTTTGCTAATACGGCAAAGAGAAAAGTTTCTTTAACTGGAGAGGGATATTTTGAAGTTTCTAAAGACAAAAACCATCCATTTGTTGTAGAAAGTAACCAACAAGAGGTTGAAGTTTGGCACCTCATTTAA
- a CDS encoding substrate-binding domain-containing protein: protein MTNDYDSSFKATEHLIQQGCKRIGYLVVNKNLSIGKTRMRGYQDALEKYNIPFSEKLVIDCSNSYEENATIIKAALQELKPDGLFASVERLAFATYYACFDLQLRIPEDLKVIGFSSLEIAPLLNPSLTTMTQPATEIGSQAAQLLFNMLEGEEAVATIQEVVLKSKLYTRKSTEK, encoded by the coding sequence ATTACCAATGATTACGATAGTAGCTTTAAAGCTACCGAACACCTTATTCAACAAGGCTGCAAACGTATTGGGTATTTGGTGGTAAATAAAAACCTAAGTATTGGTAAAACGCGAATGAGAGGTTATCAGGACGCACTGGAGAAATACAACATTCCTTTTAGCGAAAAGCTGGTAATAGATTGTAGTAACAGTTATGAAGAAAACGCCACAATTATAAAAGCTGCGCTTCAAGAATTAAAACCTGATGGCTTGTTTGCCTCGGTAGAGCGTTTAGCATTTGCTACTTATTATGCTTGCTTCGATTTGCAATTACGCATACCAGAAGACTTAAAAGTGATAGGTTTTTCTAGTTTAGAAATAGCTCCTTTGCTCAATCCATCATTAACAACTATGACACAGCCTGCAACCGAGATAGGTTCGCAAGCAGCACAATTACTGTTCAATATGCTGGAAGGAGAAGAAGCTGTAGCTACCATACAAGAGGTAGTACTAAAGTCAAAACTTTATACCCGAAAATCAACCGAAAAATAA
- a CDS encoding DUF1800 domain-containing protein: MKGNIRNFYVSVILFCFAILLSSFVRMASVADKLAMPYKKAGLTTGQAAAHLLSRFTYGAQPGQVEEVAKMGLEKWFKKQLEANADDEQLNQMLAKYDAIGFSNSQVEDEFPQGPRVRRWAVRDGYLHKDSLNSADNKYQREILQTYMKDKGYRPLQELYRQFFNQKILRAAYSENQFREMMTDFWFNHFNVALNKTQCASFVPAYERDVIRPNVFGGFEDLLLATAKSPAMLMYLDNSSSSGVNVPMEDQDMMIMSDMGMSAQQKAKKNERVKRIKQQIQNKKKQGGLNENYAREVMELHTLGVDGGYTQNDVTQAARVLTGWTVAPLGKEGYGAANRNIIERLGASGLKDKGFVLDGDFFFNANRHDNGEKVVLGKKFPAGGGYEEGVELLKMLAHHQSTAKFISKKLAVRFVNDTPPASLIDKMAKTFTSSKGDIKSVLITMVNSPEFWSEQALREKTKSPFELAMSAVRSLKAEIDQPFQLYSWINRMGQQMYYYQAPTGFPDNGQYWINTGSLLNRMNFGLALASQRIPGVKLNLAALNSNREPESVEAALVTYSKLIMPERDLGKTVARLKPMLNDPNLQQKVAKAAAQNSAKKDSNNTGMEMQRMNEVPLKEEKMKFGNGKKANENPTIKTQAGNNTMLAQVVGVIIGSPEFQRK; the protein is encoded by the coding sequence ATGAAAGGTAATATTCGTAATTTTTATGTCAGTGTAATCTTATTTTGCTTTGCCATACTTCTATCCTCATTTGTTAGAATGGCTAGCGTAGCTGATAAACTTGCTATGCCTTACAAAAAGGCTGGCTTAACTACAGGACAGGCAGCGGCACACTTATTAAGCAGGTTTACTTATGGGGCACAACCGGGCCAAGTAGAAGAAGTAGCCAAAATGGGTTTAGAAAAGTGGTTTAAAAAGCAATTAGAAGCTAATGCCGATGATGAGCAACTGAACCAAATGCTTGCTAAATATGATGCGATTGGTTTTTCAAATAGCCAAGTAGAAGATGAATTTCCGCAAGGGCCAAGGGTTAGGCGTTGGGCCGTGAGAGACGGTTATTTGCACAAAGATTCCCTTAATAGCGCCGATAACAAATATCAGAGAGAAATTCTTCAAACTTACATGAAAGATAAAGGGTATCGCCCTTTGCAAGAGCTATACCGCCAATTTTTTAACCAAAAAATATTAAGAGCGGCTTACAGCGAAAATCAGTTTAGAGAAATGATGACCGATTTTTGGTTCAACCATTTTAACGTAGCATTGAATAAAACCCAATGTGCCAGTTTTGTACCAGCCTATGAGCGGGATGTAATTAGGCCTAATGTGTTTGGAGGGTTCGAGGATTTGCTATTGGCTACGGCAAAATCTCCAGCTATGCTAATGTACCTAGATAATTCATCTAGTTCTGGTGTAAACGTGCCAATGGAAGATCAAGACATGATGATTATGAGCGACATGGGCATGTCTGCGCAGCAAAAAGCAAAAAAGAACGAACGTGTAAAGAGGATAAAACAGCAAATCCAGAATAAGAAAAAGCAAGGCGGCCTAAACGAGAATTATGCCCGTGAGGTAATGGAACTACACACCTTGGGCGTAGATGGGGGCTATACACAAAACGACGTTACACAAGCGGCCAGGGTTTTAACCGGCTGGACAGTGGCTCCGCTAGGAAAAGAGGGCTACGGCGCAGCGAATAGAAATATCATAGAACGCTTAGGTGCTAGCGGCCTTAAAGACAAAGGTTTTGTATTAGATGGAGATTTCTTTTTCAATGCCAACAGACACGATAACGGAGAGAAAGTAGTGTTGGGTAAAAAATTTCCTGCTGGTGGAGGCTACGAAGAAGGAGTAGAATTATTGAAAATGTTAGCTCATCATCAGTCTACCGCTAAATTTATCTCAAAAAAATTAGCCGTACGTTTTGTTAACGATACGCCTCCGGCTTCTTTGATTGATAAGATGGCAAAAACGTTCACTTCGTCCAAAGGCGATATCAAAAGTGTACTCATTACTATGGTTAACTCGCCAGAGTTTTGGTCTGAACAAGCATTAAGAGAGAAAACGAAATCTCCTTTTGAATTGGCCATGAGTGCGGTGCGCAGCTTGAAAGCAGAAATTGATCAACCTTTTCAATTATACAGCTGGATAAACAGAATGGGGCAGCAGATGTATTATTACCAGGCACCAACCGGTTTTCCAGACAATGGACAATACTGGATCAATACTGGGTCTTTATTAAATAGAATGAATTTTGGTTTGGCATTGGCATCGCAACGTATACCTGGTGTTAAACTCAATTTAGCGGCGTTAAATAGCAACAGAGAGCCCGAAAGTGTGGAAGCGGCATTGGTAACCTATAGTAAGTTAATTATGCCCGAGAGAGATTTAGGAAAAACAGTTGCTAGATTAAAGCCAATGTTAAACGATCCTAATTTGCAGCAGAAGGTAGCCAAAGCTGCAGCGCAAAATAGCGCAAAAAAGGATAGCAACAATACGGGTATGGAAATGCAGCGCATGAATGAAGTGCCATTGAAGGAAGAAAAAATGAAGTTTGGCAACGGCAAAAAGGCCAACGAAAATCCAACAATAAAAACGCAGGCAGGTAACAATACCATGCTGGCGCAGGTAGTGGGTGTAATCATTGGTTCTCCAGAGTTTCAACGTAAATAA
- a CDS encoding DUF1501 domain-containing protein: MVSRRGFLKAGGLALFGIGLGGVPGFLADAVAGTVRPALFKKKKILVCIFQRGAMDGLMAVTPFTDDYLKAARPSLFMTAAKGAGNEKPLIDLDGRFGLHPAMAALEPMFREKRLGIVHGIGSPNNTRSHFDAQDFMESGTPFKKGTTSGWLNRAVGLLGHDAATPFQGVSLTSSLPRSFYGDNPAVAIRNLADFNIQLRGNQAGAKVASKSFEDLYDQTSSDLLKNTGKESFDAIKMLQKTDVRNYKPENNVVYPTTALGNSLKQIAQLIKMDVGLEVAFAESGGWDTHFNQGKDTGVFARNVNDLSNCMMAFWNDLSRYQGEVTVMTMTEFGRTVAQNGTGGTDHGRASCNFILGNAVNGGLVHGVVNPLAKDNLEDGRDLAVTTDFRSVFSEVADVHLGIENDKVLFPDFDGKKIGVMRG; encoded by the coding sequence ATGGTTTCTAGAAGAGGGTTTTTAAAAGCAGGTGGTTTAGCCTTATTTGGTATTGGCCTTGGCGGTGTTCCTGGTTTTTTAGCAGACGCCGTTGCAGGTACAGTAAGGCCTGCATTATTTAAAAAGAAAAAAATATTGGTTTGCATTTTTCAACGTGGGGCAATGGATGGTCTAATGGCTGTCACTCCATTCACCGATGATTATTTGAAAGCTGCACGCCCATCGCTGTTTATGACTGCCGCAAAAGGAGCAGGCAATGAAAAGCCATTGATAGATTTGGACGGTAGGTTCGGCTTACATCCCGCTATGGCGGCTTTAGAGCCTATGTTTAGAGAAAAGCGATTAGGCATTGTTCATGGTATTGGCTCGCCAAACAATACTCGTTCTCACTTCGATGCACAAGATTTCATGGAGTCGGGTACGCCATTTAAAAAAGGGACAACAAGTGGATGGTTAAACAGAGCCGTAGGCTTGTTGGGGCACGATGCTGCTACCCCTTTTCAGGGCGTAAGCTTAACGTCTTCTTTACCTAGATCATTTTATGGGGATAACCCTGCCGTAGCGATTAGAAACCTGGCAGATTTTAACATACAATTAAGAGGAAACCAAGCTGGTGCAAAAGTGGCTTCTAAAAGTTTCGAAGACCTATATGATCAAACATCATCTGATTTGCTGAAAAATACAGGCAAGGAAAGTTTTGATGCCATAAAAATGCTTCAGAAAACCGATGTTAGAAATTATAAGCCAGAAAATAATGTGGTTTATCCAACTACCGCATTAGGTAATTCGTTAAAGCAAATTGCGCAATTAATTAAAATGGATGTAGGTTTGGAGGTGGCATTTGCAGAGTCTGGGGGCTGGGATACACATTTTAACCAAGGTAAGGATACCGGGGTGTTTGCACGTAACGTAAACGATTTGAGTAATTGTATGATGGCTTTTTGGAACGATTTATCTAGATACCAAGGTGAGGTTACTGTAATGACCATGACCGAATTTGGACGTACTGTGGCACAAAATGGTACCGGTGGTACAGATCATGGACGTGCTTCGTGTAACTTTATTTTAGGCAATGCGGTAAACGGTGGCTTGGTACATGGTGTGGTAAATCCATTAGCTAAAGATAATTTGGAAGATGGCAGAGATTTGGCCGTAACTACCGATTTTAGAAGTGTATTTAGCGAAGTTGCAGATGTGCATTTGGGCATCGAAAACGATAAGGTATTATTCCCAGATTTTGACGGAAAGAAAATTGGTGTAATGAGGGGATAA
- a CDS encoding DUF5004 domain-containing protein — translation MKTLKYLSLLACILFTFGCKPEDFGPITSKVEVVKQMQGTWGLTKVTQVDQDAATKGFPYKELDITNIYPYKDLTIALQGDASGNPTNFAITNGNAPKIADLTSGTWTVDDATAPTAITLKNGTVTNMLKLGSYAGLSSGKLYLTRNKSINGKVIISYKYEFTKK, via the coding sequence ATGAAAACATTAAAATATCTCTCATTATTAGCTTGTATACTTTTTACTTTTGGTTGCAAGCCGGAAGACTTTGGTCCCATCACTTCTAAGGTAGAAGTAGTAAAACAAATGCAGGGAACTTGGGGCTTAACTAAAGTTACTCAGGTAGATCAGGATGCCGCTACAAAAGGCTTTCCCTATAAAGAATTGGATATTACCAATATTTATCCTTACAAAGATTTAACCATCGCTTTACAGGGCGATGCCAGCGGAAACCCAACAAATTTTGCCATCACCAATGGTAATGCACCTAAAATTGCTGATTTAACTTCGGGTACTTGGACAGTAGACGATGCAACGGCACCAACCGCAATTACCCTTAAAAACGGCACGGTAACCAATATGTTAAAATTGGGTTCTTATGCCGGGTTAAGCAGCGGTAAGCTTTACTTAACCAGAAATAAATCTATTAATGGTAAAGTAATTATTTCTTACAAATACGAGTTCACTAAAAAGTAA
- a CDS encoding SusC/RagA family TonB-linked outer membrane protein has translation MKIFYLLKRGLLMLLMLVALKVQAQTGVISGKVLDETGLPLPGASVFIKGTQKASSTDNSGAFQITGVANGDVLLEVRSIGFKTLERQVKVSGKAEVTITLQSDNQMLDDVVIVGYGTQTKRQVTGAISKVTGDKLTALPTPSFEASLQGQAPGVQVTQGSGLAGSGSVIRIRGIGSISAGGDPLYVLDGIPITSDPFISGNRGAMNQNPLATINPNDIESIEILKDAAAAGIYGSRGANGVILITTKRGKAGTKPRVTLSSKFGLSTYANKPTFATGEEWLSLRQEAWTNDGNTGLAPLPGGLTWVQARQNNTDWWGIVTETGRSNDQSISISQGSEKINTYFSANYSDNNSFLKGNSYERYGFRANVDVKPTSYFTTNINIAYDNGTNNRVNAAWSGGLGEAMSTALPIFPVYNADGSFFANGANPARNLGLLDWKTINERLIAGVTFELKPVKNLSLKAIANMDNLGIKDNVFTPAELRNTARGYASSYPVKVYNRTVTGTAAYDWAVNKDSKFTFLAGAETQFSDKSLYLNGIFGDADARFDVDGASYNEALRLISASGASNYYVGAEKDNFYSLFGRINYSYKDKYYLQGVIRRDGSSKFGPSNKYGYFPSASASWYINQEEFLKNSKIISNLKLRASYGLVGSSSFLAGQYFQQFQFSGSYNGQPVLFPVNVENPGLKWEEGRNLDLGIDFGLFNGRISGELSYYRKNTKDALLNGGISPSTGFNAGWRNVGEILNEGYELSLNTVNVETKSFKWVTRLNASKNFNEVLSLSGLSPDAVGGGTNDTRIAVGYPIGTNFLVRYKGVDPNDGLPIWLDKDGFETKTFSLDNRVPVGKILPDYVGGLTNTFTYKGFELNTLFTFAIGGNLYDSSAKRQLGVVTDWNIREDIADRWRQPGDVARFPRLTMNASNYPGLSSEWQYNSTMFLYDASFVRLREITLSYNVPVKAVSKLRLQNLRLFATGMNLLTFSKYPGGDPEIARDFENPQDRNMSPNVTYLTTPQQKSITFGLTTSF, from the coding sequence ATGAAAATATTTTACTTGTTAAAACGGGGGCTTTTAATGTTACTTATGTTGGTAGCTTTAAAAGTTCAGGCGCAAACTGGGGTTATCTCAGGAAAGGTGCTCGATGAAACTGGCTTACCTTTGCCGGGTGCCTCTGTTTTTATTAAAGGAACTCAAAAAGCTTCGTCGACCGACAATAGTGGAGCTTTCCAAATTACCGGTGTAGCCAATGGAGATGTTTTGTTGGAAGTACGTTCTATCGGCTTCAAAACTTTAGAACGCCAAGTAAAGGTAAGCGGTAAAGCAGAGGTCACCATTACCTTACAGTCTGATAACCAAATGCTAGATGATGTAGTGATTGTGGGTTACGGTACGCAAACTAAGCGTCAGGTCACGGGAGCTATCTCAAAGGTTACTGGCGATAAGTTAACGGCGCTTCCAACCCCAAGTTTTGAAGCGAGTTTACAAGGGCAAGCACCAGGCGTTCAGGTAACACAGGGTAGTGGTTTGGCAGGTAGTGGCTCTGTAATTCGTATTAGAGGTATTGGCTCTATTAGTGCTGGTGGCGATCCACTTTATGTACTGGATGGTATTCCTATCACTTCCGATCCATTTATTTCAGGAAACCGAGGTGCAATGAACCAAAATCCGCTAGCAACAATTAACCCTAATGATATTGAATCTATAGAAATCTTAAAAGACGCTGCTGCAGCTGGTATTTACGGTTCTAGGGGTGCCAATGGCGTAATCTTAATTACTACCAAAAGAGGTAAAGCTGGTACAAAGCCAAGGGTTACGCTTTCCAGTAAGTTTGGTTTAAGCACTTATGCCAATAAGCCAACTTTTGCTACAGGCGAGGAGTGGTTGTCGCTACGTCAAGAAGCTTGGACTAACGATGGTAATACCGGCTTGGCACCACTGCCTGGTGGTTTAACCTGGGTGCAGGCTCGTCAAAATAATACGGATTGGTGGGGCATTGTAACCGAGACTGGTAGGTCTAACGACCAGTCTATTTCGATAAGCCAGGGGTCGGAAAAAATAAACACTTATTTTTCTGCTAATTATAGTGATAATAATAGCTTTCTAAAGGGTAACTCTTACGAGCGTTACGGTTTCAGGGCAAATGTAGATGTTAAACCAACCTCATATTTTACTACCAATATCAACATTGCTTATGATAACGGTACCAACAACCGTGTAAATGCAGCTTGGTCGGGCGGTTTGGGCGAGGCTATGTCTACAGCATTGCCAATTTTCCCAGTTTACAATGCAGACGGTTCTTTTTTCGCAAATGGAGCCAATCCGGCAAGAAATTTAGGACTGTTGGATTGGAAAACCATTAACGAGCGTTTGATTGCTGGCGTTACCTTTGAGCTAAAGCCGGTTAAAAATTTAAGTCTTAAAGCCATTGCAAATATGGATAACTTGGGCATTAAGGATAATGTGTTCACTCCTGCAGAATTGCGGAATACCGCTAGAGGTTACGCAAGTTCTTATCCTGTAAAAGTTTATAATAGAACCGTTACTGGTACTGCAGCTTATGATTGGGCAGTAAACAAAGACAGCAAGTTTACTTTCTTAGCTGGTGCAGAAACGCAATTTTCTGATAAAAGCTTGTATTTGAATGGTATTTTTGGCGATGCAGATGCAAGATTTGATGTTGACGGCGCTAGCTATAATGAAGCATTGAGACTAATTTCGGCATCGGGAGCCTCTAATTATTATGTAGGTGCTGAGAAGGATAATTTTTATTCGTTGTTTGGTCGTATCAACTATTCGTACAAGGATAAGTATTATTTGCAAGGGGTAATTCGTAGAGATGGTTCGTCTAAATTTGGCCCTAGCAATAAATATGGATACTTCCCTTCGGCTTCAGCTTCATGGTACATTAACCAAGAAGAATTCCTGAAAAATAGCAAAATCATCAGTAATTTAAAATTGAGAGCCAGTTATGGTTTAGTGGGGAGCTCAAGTTTTCTTGCTGGACAGTATTTTCAGCAATTTCAATTTTCTGGATCATATAATGGGCAACCAGTTTTATTTCCTGTGAATGTAGAAAATCCTGGATTGAAATGGGAAGAAGGAAGAAATCTGGACCTTGGCATTGATTTTGGTTTATTTAACGGTCGCATTAGCGGAGAACTTTCTTATTATCGCAAAAATACCAAAGATGCTTTATTAAACGGTGGGATATCTCCGTCTACAGGTTTCAATGCTGGTTGGAGAAACGTGGGCGAAATCTTAAACGAAGGCTATGAGCTATCGTTGAATACCGTAAATGTAGAAACCAAAAGTTTTAAATGGGTAACTCGTTTAAATGCATCAAAAAACTTTAATGAAGTGTTGAGCTTGAGTGGCTTAAGTCCTGACGCTGTGGGCGGTGGTACAAATGATACGCGTATTGCTGTCGGTTACCCAATTGGCACGAACTTCTTAGTTAGATATAAGGGCGTTGATCCTAATGATGGCTTGCCAATTTGGTTAGATAAAGACGGATTTGAAACTAAAACATTCTCTTTGGATAATCGCGTACCTGTAGGTAAAATATTACCAGACTATGTAGGAGGTTTAACGAATACGTTTACTTATAAAGGTTTCGAGTTAAACACCTTGTTCACTTTTGCTATTGGTGGTAACTTATACGATAGTTCAGCAAAACGCCAGTTAGGTGTGGTAACAGATTGGAACATTAGGGAAGATATTGCAGATCGTTGGAGACAGCCCGGCGATGTGGCTAGGTTTCCTCGCTTAACCATGAATGCTAGCAATTACCCTGGTTTATCAAGCGAATGGCAGTACAACTCTACCATGTTCCTATATGATGCTAGCTTCGTTCGCTTAAGAGAAATTACACTTTCTTATAATGTGCCAGTAAAAGCCGTAAGTAAATTAAGATTGCAAAATTTAAGGTTATTTGCTACTGGTATGAATTTGTTAACATTCAGTAAGTATCCAGGGGGCGATCCTGAAATTGCCAGAGATTTCGAAAATCCACAAGATAGAAACATGAGCCCTAACGTAACTTACTTAACTACGCCACAGCAAAAATCTATCACTTTCGGTTTAACTACATCATTTTAA